The following are from one region of the Chloracidobacterium sp. genome:
- a CDS encoding TonB-dependent receptor, with amino-acid sequence MKRFLIAFLLTVFSAATVFAQGTTGRLSGTVSGPDGVLPGATVTATDNTTGRETTTTTNQAGFYQFPQLEFGTYTITVTASGFKTLKATQQKIDVGRDAAFNPTMEIGEVTAEVVVTAGSDIVTQGTAQVSNTVSPQQILSLPLLTRSPLTLTTLQAGVSSNSAQNTTINGLRTTFTNITRDGINIQDTFIRTNATDFAPGRPSVDDTAEFTITTTNQEADQGYGGAQIRLVTPRGTKDFRGALFAYNRNSAFAANSFFNNRSSNPTVSEKPSYRNRNQYGGKASWRLPVPGLGEGTPMLFWDKAFWFFAYEKIKDPVSTAATRTILSPAARAGTFTYQRTNSTSVTPFCPSQTIGSICTIPNFLQFAQTVFPSGNIRSTTSPIIDALVLSQLPTASNFTGGDGLNTQGYRLLRGSDQERDQYSTRVDVDINDSNSLQFIYNYNKEVNLRPDIDTTGFTPIPDGVQSSANKQFTTAYRRVFTPNFLIEFRGGLFTSEVPFDRISEYPTYIAAVPLVSGMNTFTDQGRNTKAFNYQANADWILGKHSLRFGGQMQFFKVNAYNDAGTVPTVTVGNTTGTVFTATNFASLGGINTTQLGTANGLLTLLGGHYNAVARSFNITTLDEGFVPGATEFRPFRNENHSLYFADRWSAARGLTLSLGVRYEIFPALRNLTGRGLEPLITDLDDPTGDLLNPAGSYVALGTSIGKEFQYYETDWNNFAPNLGVAWAPTFEKGIFRAIFGNGKSVIRAGYSNVYGNDSIITSINNASVGNAGLARTTITQSGQVGRLDAAPVVIPGPPSVPTLPLSYLTNNGPNIGNHFGTVFGIDPKLKTPMVEQYSLGWQREIFGNMAFEIRYVGSRSDNLARGIDLGQIDVNNNGFLADFLRAQNNYRVSGGDPFCIAAGCVPLLIFQQAASAPGRLGVAPTTTTTPAGHIARSTFLNALTNGTPLDLALSYINSTNPRNLNNQPCVGSAGSFVCNPSATPFVNFLPNNSTGVIDLFVNDAYHNYNSLQAELRKRFSNGLYFQANYTFSKNLTNAVGTSQQLFEPYLDNRNKDLDKQRADFDTTHVFNFNGVYQLPFGRGKKFLDFGSGWDKLFGGWEISGLAQWQSGAPITFVDTRGTLNRSARSARQTANSNLTNDEIRALMGIFQQNVGGTDIIYWINPSILSGGAASGGYSITGASFPGQVFFNTNPGETGNLGRTIVNGPKYFNINAALLKNIRFTETMRLQFRVEAFNLLNNVNFVQNTQFANINSTAFGQITGAFGPREMQFALRFEW; translated from the coding sequence ATGAAAAGGTTTCTTATCGCCTTTCTACTGACGGTCTTCAGTGCGGCAACTGTTTTTGCACAGGGTACAACAGGACGCCTTTCGGGAACCGTTTCGGGGCCCGACGGCGTTTTGCCCGGAGCAACCGTTACGGCCACTGACAATACGACCGGCAGAGAAACGACCACCACGACGAATCAGGCTGGTTTCTACCAGTTTCCGCAGCTTGAATTCGGCACCTACACAATCACTGTCACGGCCAGCGGTTTCAAGACCCTGAAAGCGACACAGCAGAAGATCGACGTCGGCCGCGACGCGGCGTTCAACCCGACAATGGAGATCGGCGAAGTAACGGCAGAGGTCGTTGTGACCGCCGGCTCGGACATCGTTACACAGGGAACGGCCCAAGTCAGCAACACGGTCAGCCCGCAGCAGATACTCTCGCTGCCGCTTCTCACTCGCAGTCCTCTGACTCTAACAACGCTTCAGGCCGGTGTGTCGTCGAACAGCGCGCAGAACACAACGATCAACGGCCTGCGTACGACCTTCACGAACATAACCCGTGACGGCATCAACATTCAGGATACGTTCATCCGAACGAACGCGACCGACTTTGCTCCGGGGCGGCCGTCAGTTGACGACACGGCGGAGTTCACGATCACGACGACCAACCAGGAAGCCGATCAGGGATATGGCGGCGCGCAGATCCGCCTCGTTACCCCGCGTGGCACCAAAGATTTCCGCGGTGCTTTGTTTGCATACAACCGCAACTCGGCGTTTGCAGCAAACAGCTTTTTCAACAACCGCAGTTCGAATCCGACGGTGAGCGAAAAGCCTTCCTATCGCAACCGCAATCAATACGGAGGCAAGGCAAGTTGGAGGCTTCCGGTTCCCGGGCTTGGCGAAGGAACCCCGATGCTTTTCTGGGACAAGGCCTTTTGGTTCTTTGCCTACGAAAAGATCAAGGATCCGGTTTCGACGGCCGCAACGCGAACGATCCTCTCGCCTGCCGCGCGTGCGGGCACCTTCACTTATCAGCGGACGAACAGCACGTCGGTGACGCCTTTCTGTCCGTCGCAGACCATAGGCAGTATTTGCACGATCCCCAATTTCCTGCAGTTCGCGCAGACCGTCTTCCCGTCGGGCAACATCCGGAGCACCACGTCGCCGATAATCGACGCTCTGGTCCTTAGTCAACTGCCGACGGCAAGCAACTTCACCGGCGGCGACGGCCTCAACACCCAGGGCTACCGGCTGCTTCGCGGGTCGGACCAGGAACGCGACCAGTATTCGACGCGAGTCGATGTTGATATCAACGACAGCAATTCGCTTCAGTTCATTTACAACTACAACAAAGAAGTGAATCTCAGGCCCGATATCGACACGACCGGATTCACACCAATTCCGGACGGGGTCCAATCGTCCGCCAACAAGCAGTTCACCACTGCGTATCGACGCGTTTTCACGCCGAATTTTCTTATCGAGTTTCGCGGCGGGCTCTTTACTAGCGAAGTGCCGTTCGACCGAATCAGCGAGTATCCGACGTACATTGCTGCGGTCCCATTGGTAAGCGGTATGAATACATTTACCGATCAGGGACGCAACACCAAGGCATTCAACTATCAGGCCAATGCCGATTGGATACTTGGCAAACACTCTCTACGATTTGGCGGCCAGATGCAGTTCTTCAAGGTCAATGCCTACAACGACGCAGGAACCGTCCCGACGGTCACGGTCGGCAACACGACCGGAACCGTATTCACTGCGACCAACTTCGCCAGCCTCGGCGGCATCAACACCACTCAGCTTGGTACGGCGAACGGCCTGCTCACGCTTCTCGGCGGGCATTACAATGCAGTAGCACGCTCGTTCAATATCACAACACTGGACGAGGGCTTTGTTCCAGGGGCTACCGAGTTTCGGCCATTCAGGAACGAGAACCACTCGCTCTATTTTGCTGACAGGTGGTCGGCGGCGAGAGGATTGACGCTCAGCCTTGGCGTCCGGTACGAGATCTTCCCGGCGCTTCGCAACCTGACCGGCCGCGGCCTTGAGCCGTTGATAACGGATCTCGACGATCCCACCGGCGACCTTCTCAATCCGGCAGGCAGTTACGTTGCCCTTGGGACCAGCATCGGAAAGGAATTTCAATATTACGAAACCGACTGGAACAACTTCGCCCCTAACCTGGGCGTTGCCTGGGCACCGACATTTGAGAAAGGCATTTTCCGCGCGATCTTCGGAAACGGCAAATCGGTCATTCGTGCCGGTTACAGCAACGTTTACGGAAACGATTCGATCATCACATCGATCAATAACGCGTCGGTCGGTAACGCCGGATTGGCGAGAACGACGATCACACAATCTGGTCAAGTTGGGCGTCTGGATGCTGCTCCTGTAGTCATTCCCGGCCCACCGTCCGTTCCGACACTGCCACTTTCGTACTTGACCAACAACGGCCCGAATATCGGCAACCATTTCGGCACCGTTTTCGGGATCGATCCGAAACTCAAGACCCCAATGGTCGAGCAGTACAGCCTCGGCTGGCAGCGTGAGATCTTTGGAAATATGGCGTTCGAGATCCGTTATGTCGGCAGCCGCAGCGACAATCTCGCCCGCGGTATCGACCTCGGACAGATCGACGTCAATAACAACGGATTTCTCGCCGACTTTCTCCGTGCACAGAACAACTACCGCGTTTCGGGCGGCGATCCGTTCTGTATCGCGGCAGGCTGTGTACCGCTGCTGATCTTCCAACAGGCGGCGAGTGCACCCGGACGACTTGGCGTTGCTCCGACAACGACGACGACCCCGGCAGGCCATATCGCCCGGTCGACCTTCCTGAACGCTCTGACCAACGGCACACCGCTCGATCTCGCACTTTCGTACATCAACAGTACTAATCCGCGAAATCTCAACAATCAGCCGTGTGTCGGTTCGGCCGGATCGTTCGTCTGCAATCCGTCGGCGACGCCGTTCGTCAACTTCCTGCCGAACAACTCGACAGGTGTTATCGACCTTTTCGTCAACGACGCTTACCACAACTACAATTCGCTTCAGGCCGAGCTTCGAAAGAGGTTCTCGAACGGATTGTATTTCCAGGCGAACTATACGTTCTCAAAGAACCTGACGAATGCCGTCGGCACGTCGCAGCAGCTTTTTGAGCCGTATCTCGATAACCGAAACAAGGACCTCGATAAACAGCGGGCCGATTTTGACACGACCCATGTGTTCAATTTCAACGGTGTCTATCAGCTGCCATTTGGCCGCGGGAAGAAATTCCTCGATTTCGGCAGCGGCTGGGACAAGCTGTTCGGCGGCTGGGAAATCTCAGGCCTGGCACAATGGCAATCGGGTGCACCGATCACGTTCGTCGATACGCGCGGTACGCTGAACCGTTCGGCGCGTTCGGCCCGTCAGACGGCAAACAGCAATCTGACGAATGACGAGATCCGGGCATTGATGGGGATCTTCCAGCAGAATGTCGGCGGAACTGACATTATCTACTGGATCAATCCGTCGATACTTTCGGGCGGAGCGGCCTCGGGCGGTTACAGCATAACCGGTGCAAGTTTTCCGGGACAGGTATTCTTCAATACCAATCCGGGTGAAACGGGCAATCTCGGCCGAACCATCGTCAACGGTCCGAAATACTTCAACATCAACGCAGCTTTGCTGAAGAACATCCGCTTTACGGAAACGATGCGGCTTCAGTTCCGCGTTGAGGCGTTCAACCTTTTGAACAATGTGAACTTTGTCCAGAACACTCAGTTCGCAAACATCAATTCGACCGCCTTCGGGCAGATCACGGGTGCCTTCGGTCCGCGTGAGATGCAGTTCGCACTCCGGTTCGAATGGTAG
- a CDS encoding DUF4129 domain-containing protein: MRICNLTAIAVFTLFAAMPASGANLAEYRNAVDSARRLTIEMSTDLRKGIREGAVVTFDAGRVVQIRRTLPVVYRVESGDGPVEVSNHWLHTFLDQYVVSEDPAKQANILSGIEERLSSISSKIAELESAPRSSVSKDEAKQKLAEILKREEFRKPAEEEQSRFGRWLTEFLEWLEGLLPRPSGEPASKTGLPGLAYWLQVVIIVVTVLLIGFAVFRFAPMLFPALKRRRTDEKAERIVLGEKVAIDKSAEQLFAEAERMARDGDLRGAIRKGYIALLCELDDRKLIGLAPHKTNRDYLRDLRKRGEIYQSVTGLTDVFESRWYGPMPSDESAWASFRARYKEALGRK, translated from the coding sequence ATGCGGATCTGCAACCTGACGGCCATCGCCGTATTTACTCTGTTCGCCGCCATGCCGGCGAGCGGAGCGAATTTGGCTGAATACCGTAACGCCGTCGATTCCGCCCGTCGTTTAACGATCGAAATGAGCACGGATCTTCGCAAGGGAATTCGTGAGGGCGCGGTCGTGACGTTCGATGCCGGGCGCGTTGTACAGATCCGGCGGACACTGCCGGTGGTCTACCGCGTCGAGTCAGGCGATGGCCCGGTCGAGGTCTCAAATCATTGGCTTCATACGTTTCTCGATCAATACGTTGTTAGCGAAGACCCTGCCAAGCAGGCAAACATCCTTTCCGGCATCGAAGAACGCCTTTCGTCGATCTCGTCAAAAATAGCCGAACTGGAAAGCGCACCTCGGTCATCCGTCTCTAAGGACGAAGCAAAACAGAAATTGGCAGAGATACTAAAGCGAGAAGAGTTTCGAAAACCGGCCGAAGAAGAGCAAAGCCGTTTCGGGCGTTGGTTGACCGAGTTTCTCGAGTGGCTTGAAGGACTGCTGCCGCGCCCATCGGGCGAGCCGGCAAGCAAGACCGGACTTCCGGGGCTCGCATACTGGCTTCAGGTCGTGATCATCGTCGTCACCGTGCTTTTGATCGGGTTTGCTGTTTTTCGTTTTGCTCCGATGCTATTTCCGGCGCTCAAAAGACGTCGGACCGATGAAAAAGCGGAACGCATCGTTCTCGGCGAAAAGGTAGCAATCGACAAATCAGCCGAGCAACTCTTCGCCGAAGCTGAACGAATGGCACGTGACGGAGACCTTCGCGGAGCGATCAGAAAAGGATACATCGCTCTACTTTGCGAACTCGATGATCGAAAGCTGATCGGCCTTGCACCGCATAAGACGAACCGCGACTATCTTCGCGACCTCAGAAAACGCGGCGAGATCTATCAGAGCGTCACTGGCCTCACCGATGTATTCGAAAGCCGATGGTACGGCCCGATGCCTTCGGATGAATCGGCTTGGGCAAGCTTTCGGGCCCGATACAAGGAGGCTCTTGGCCGCAAATAG
- a CDS encoding sulfite exporter TauE/SafE family protein produces the protein MTIYILAVLVILFFLTSAVGVVTGSNSLITVPIMFQFGIDEKVAIATNMFGLTFMAIGATIPFFRNGQIEAKRLSPLIVLTIIGSAIGALLVGRLTDQGIKLIVSMAMIAVVLFTLFQRDKGGSDGSEPGRVDKWGLTVAGVAATFLLAIYGGLYSGGYVTVLTASFVAFFGMTYGGAIAATKLVNVFSSAIATLVFMWQGLVDYRLGAVLAVTMFIGAYAGAHFVAKMNETLLRRIFLITVLLLAAKLIFDLIRT, from the coding sequence ATGACCATTTACATTCTTGCTGTGCTCGTGATCTTGTTCTTTCTAACGAGTGCGGTCGGTGTCGTGACGGGAAGCAACTCGCTCATTACGGTCCCGATAATGTTTCAGTTCGGCATCGACGAAAAGGTGGCCATCGCGACCAACATGTTTGGTCTGACATTTATGGCTATCGGCGCGACGATACCGTTCTTTCGAAACGGACAGATCGAGGCAAAGCGGCTGTCGCCATTGATCGTACTGACGATCATCGGCTCGGCGATCGGGGCGTTGCTCGTAGGGCGGCTCACTGATCAAGGCATCAAACTGATCGTTTCGATGGCGATGATCGCGGTCGTGCTGTTCACATTGTTCCAACGCGATAAAGGCGGATCCGACGGTTCCGAGCCCGGTCGAGTAGACAAGTGGGGCCTGACTGTTGCCGGGGTCGCGGCGACATTTCTTCTTGCGATCTACGGCGGACTTTACAGCGGCGGATACGTTACCGTCCTGACGGCTTCATTTGTCGCGTTTTTCGGTATGACCTACGGCGGTGCGATCGCCGCAACCAAACTCGTGAATGTCTTCTCGTCGGCAATTGCGACCCTCGTCTTCATGTGGCAAGGCCTGGTGGATTATCGACTCGGGGCTGTTCTGGCCGTGACGATGTTCATCGGTGCCTATGCGGGAGCGCATTTCGTGGCTAAAATGAACGAAACGCTGCTGCGGCGTATCTTTTTGATAACAGTATTATTGCTTGCAGCGAAATTGATATTTGATCTGATCAGAACGTAA
- a CDS encoding DUF4350 domain-containing protein → MKQRLLIFGSLVLLIALMIGLNAATYVQKVKEPDNEFMPNRSSFNSGSTGTQAYFTLLAETGRSVQRWQQPPATLRTEMREAPKTFVLIGPFRRPFTEDERTDLLSWVESGGRLVIIDREPAGELVRSSTEWNIKIAPRTDIELMTVDPADQVQMTAKTPAIRPIQTTVFTAGVNAVQPSRFASAVDIERFDNDEIFATESDDEYEQGTGVATQNDDPNAESQSTPEPQVNTSAIEPESSTPWFEAPVVHVASADRNLVVDVPYGSGQIVFVADPFIVANGGIAMADNAQFALNIAGDGLIVFDEYHHGFGAGNNRILEYFEGTPVTAMILQIIAVVAFVMFSRSRRFARPVPEPEPDRLSKLEYVGAMAELQQRTNAYDLAMENIFTDFRRRAAKLLGVDQMTTPRSELALLIADRTGSDVRKIEELIERCENIIHGEPTGKREMLSLTTRLREIEGQLRLGRQSKTRI, encoded by the coding sequence ATGAAACAGCGCTTACTCATCTTTGGTTCACTGGTGCTCCTGATCGCTCTTATGATCGGGCTCAACGCCGCAACCTACGTGCAGAAGGTGAAGGAACCAGACAATGAATTCATGCCTAATCGGTCGAGCTTTAATTCCGGTTCGACCGGAACGCAGGCCTACTTCACGCTGCTTGCCGAGACCGGCCGCAGCGTCCAGCGATGGCAGCAGCCTCCGGCGACACTCCGGACCGAGATGCGCGAAGCACCAAAGACCTTCGTGCTCATTGGTCCTTTCAGGCGACCTTTTACCGAGGATGAACGGACGGACCTATTGAGTTGGGTAGAATCCGGCGGCAGGCTCGTTATCATCGATCGCGAACCTGCTGGGGAACTTGTCAGATCATCCACTGAATGGAATATCAAGATCGCACCGAGGACCGACATCGAATTGATGACCGTCGATCCGGCCGATCAGGTTCAGATGACCGCCAAGACGCCGGCGATCAGGCCGATACAGACGACCGTGTTTACCGCCGGAGTCAACGCGGTCCAGCCATCGCGATTTGCCTCCGCCGTTGATATCGAACGGTTTGATAACGATGAGATCTTTGCGACCGAATCAGACGACGAGTATGAACAGGGAACGGGGGTTGCCACGCAAAATGACGACCCGAACGCGGAATCGCAAAGCACACCGGAACCGCAGGTGAACACCAGTGCGATCGAACCTGAAAGTTCAACTCCATGGTTCGAGGCTCCGGTCGTCCATGTAGCATCGGCCGATCGAAACCTGGTCGTTGATGTTCCTTATGGTTCGGGCCAGATAGTCTTCGTCGCCGACCCGTTTATCGTAGCCAATGGCGGCATAGCGATGGCCGACAATGCCCAGTTCGCGTTGAACATCGCGGGCGACGGGCTGATCGTGTTTGACGAATACCATCATGGATTTGGGGCCGGCAATAACCGGATCCTTGAGTATTTTGAAGGTACGCCGGTGACCGCGATGATCTTGCAGATCATTGCGGTCGTTGCATTTGTGATGTTTTCGCGCAGCCGCCGGTTCGCTCGTCCCGTTCCCGAACCCGAGCCCGACCGGCTCTCAAAGCTCGAATACGTCGGAGCGATGGCCGAATTGCAGCAGCGAACGAACGCTTACGATCTGGCGATGGAGAACATCTTTACAGACTTCCGTCGGCGGGCGGCGAAACTTCTTGGCGTCGATCAGATGACCACACCGCGGAGCGAGTTGGCATTGCTAATTGCCGACCGGACAGGATCAGACGTGCGTAAGATCGAAGAATTGATCGAGAGATGTGAAAATATCATACACGGCGAGCCGACGGGAAAGCGCGAAATGCTCTCGCTGACCACCCGATTGCGCGAGATCGAAGGTCAGCTCCGACTTGGACGGCAAAGCAAGACGAGGATCTGA